The Treponema phagedenis DNA segment CGGTCTTTTACTGAAGCAGAGACGGAGGAAGATAAAAAGATGACGAATAATAATTTAACTCAAACATGTTTACATAATGGTAAGCGAAGTGCAAAAGCTTTTCGCTCCGCAAAAGAACAGCGGCATTATTTTTACATTTTATTCGCTTTTTTTGCCTTGGGCTTACTCGCATCTTATGGACTTTTAGTTTATAAAAATCCTGTACCCGTTAGCTCGCCGTCTTTTTTGCCGGTGGTAAAAAGGCGAATGATTGCGGTTACCGCAATGATAATTGCCGCAACTTGTCATGGGCTTTCTACAGTTGCCTTTCAAAGTGTAACAAACAATAGAATAATTACGCCTTCTCTTTTAGGCTTTGAAGCGCTTTATTCTGCAATCCATACAAGCACAATCTTTTTTTTCGGAATTACCGGCTTAATGCAGTTTACCGGAATATATGCTTTTATCATACAAATTGTGATTATGGTAGGTGTATGTCTTTTGCTTTACGGTTTTCTTTTATCCGGAAAATACGGAGACTTACAATTGATGCTTTTAGTCGGGGTTATTTTGGGAACAGGCTTGCGCTCTATTTCGGCATTTATGCGAAGACTGCTTGCTCCATCCGAATTTGATATTTTACAAGCAAGACTTTTCGGCTCGGTAAATAACGCGGATCCGGTTTATTTTCCTGTGGCAATCCCTTTAGTTTTAGTTACCTCTATTTTACTCT contains these protein-coding regions:
- a CDS encoding iron chelate uptake ABC transporter family permease subunit; this encodes MTNNNLTQTCLHNGKRSAKAFRSAKEQRHYFYILFAFFALGLLASYGLLVYKNPVPVSSPSFLPVVKRRMIAVTAMIIAATCHGLSTVAFQSVTNNRIITPSLLGFEALYSAIHTSTIFFFGITGLMQFTGIYAFIIQIVIMVGVCLLLYGFLLSGKYGDLQLMLLVGVILGTGLRSISAFMRRLLAPSEFDILQARLFGSVNNADPVYFPVAIPLVLVTSILLLFYSKKLNALSLGRDVCTNLGIPHKRCVIYTLILVSILMSVSTALVGPITFLGFLVAALTYQIAPTYDHRYVFPMVLAVSYTVLTGAYFLMYHVFSAQGVVSLIIELFGGLAFLIVILRKGKL